Proteins encoded within one genomic window of Synechococcus sp. PCC 7335:
- a CDS encoding carbohydrate ABC transporter permease, with protein sequence MRNKIALTPYLFLAPALIVLILMVFWPAVQAFRLSFMEYGYDVTQAPEWVGLKNFQRLFQDRVFWQTLRNTVLYLVCVVPILAIAPLLLAILVNQKLKGIRWFRVAYYTPVVVSMVVAGIAWKWLYAETGLLNQVFSSISGKAISIPWLTSPNWVLFSVMAVTVWKGLGYYMVIYLAGLQGLPADLYEAAAIDGSDGWRRHWDITLPLMRPYIFLVGVISAIAATKVFEEVFIMTQGGPRSASKTVVYYVYESAFKDLDMSYACTIGLVLFLIILALSFVRLALSNPADASTQL encoded by the coding sequence CTTTTCGCCTGAGCTTCATGGAATATGGATACGATGTAACACAGGCACCTGAATGGGTAGGTCTAAAGAACTTTCAGAGACTGTTCCAAGATAGGGTGTTCTGGCAGACGCTACGAAATACAGTACTGTACTTAGTTTGCGTAGTGCCCATATTGGCGATCGCACCCCTGCTCCTTGCTATTCTAGTTAACCAAAAGCTTAAGGGCATTCGCTGGTTCAGGGTGGCCTACTACACGCCTGTTGTGGTCTCAATGGTGGTTGCAGGTATTGCCTGGAAATGGCTGTATGCAGAAACTGGCCTACTCAACCAGGTTTTTTCTAGCATTAGTGGCAAAGCGATTAGCATTCCCTGGCTAACCAGTCCAAACTGGGTGCTATTTAGCGTGATGGCAGTCACGGTGTGGAAAGGGCTGGGCTACTATATGGTGATCTATCTAGCGGGATTGCAGGGACTGCCTGCCGATCTGTATGAGGCAGCAGCAATCGATGGCTCCGATGGCTGGCGTCGGCACTGGGATATCACGCTGCCGTTGATGAGACCATATATATTTTTGGTTGGAGTGATCAGTGCGATCGCCGCTACCAAAGTATTCGAGGAAGTCTTTATCATGACGCAAGGCGGTCCTCGCAGTGCCTCCAAGACCGTTGTTTACTACGTCTATGAATCAGCCTTCAAAGATCTAGACATGAGCTATGCCTGCACTATCGGGCTCGTTCTTTTCCTAATTATTCTGGCACTATCCTTCGTCCGATTAGCACTATCAAATCCAGCCGATGCAAGCACACAGCTTTAG
- a CDS encoding YggT family protein, with the protein MSNVFSTGSVILAISLLLGLYTLLFLFRIILTWYPEVELNKLPWALVAWPTEPFLIPVRKLVPPIGGVDISPIIWVGIVSFLREILVGQQGLMRMV; encoded by the coding sequence ATGTCAAATGTTTTCTCTACAGGCTCTGTAATATTGGCAATTAGCCTACTACTTGGCCTCTACACCCTGCTATTTCTCTTTCGTATCATTCTCACTTGGTATCCCGAAGTTGAGCTGAACAAGCTACCGTGGGCTTTGGTCGCCTGGCCTACTGAGCCTTTCTTAATTCCGGTACGCAAGCTAGTTCCCCCGATTGGTGGTGTAGATATTTCGCCAATTATCTGGGTGGGTATCGTCAGCTTTTTAAGAGAGATCTTAGTTGGGCAGCAGGGACTCATGAGAATGGTCTAA
- the psbX gene encoding photosystem II reaction center X protein — MTPSLTNFMLSLLAGLLIVVVPATIALIFISQRDQIRRG; from the coding sequence ATGACTCCCTCTTTGACCAACTTTATGCTCAGCTTGTTAGCAGGTCTGCTGATTGTTGTAGTGCCTGCAACTATTGCACTGATCTTTATCAGCCAGCGTGACCAAATCAGACGTGGCTAA
- a CDS encoding Ycf66 family protein, with amino-acid sequence MNFGTPVPLLIGIILILGALALFFLEKFRPGYERDSDKVYAVLLLISGLFLLAHLDMELLASFQQLLMAGMLTTLLIESIRSRLPKSDPLRPPIEPMVDRRPPRNYDRPPVRRGYRAELDDRPAFRDRPPADLPTVRATTPRMNPAQTAYWQDDYPSYTDNRTPRPPYEEYRGPAGRLQPSPPINNGRPNNRPDDRFDRPPNNQYTDNAQYGQRPPASRPPAPISPRPDEAPERSPQYPQERQPNPYQQRSSENRAENIAESQSGNKAGRQSTERLDSQPNRASNSTPRPSTGQNTNSERMLNIRPYSEAPKLDDDYRSGNPSEETPSGY; translated from the coding sequence GTGAATTTTGGAACACCTGTTCCGCTATTAATAGGCATCATTCTGATTCTAGGTGCGCTAGCGCTGTTTTTCTTAGAGAAGTTCAGACCTGGCTATGAGCGCGATTCGGATAAGGTATATGCCGTTCTGCTATTGATTTCTGGCCTCTTTTTACTGGCTCATTTAGATATGGAGCTGCTAGCCTCTTTTCAACAACTGTTGATGGCGGGCATGCTCACGACGCTTTTAATCGAAAGTATTCGTAGCCGATTGCCAAAATCTGACCCACTGCGTCCGCCGATTGAGCCCATGGTTGATAGGCGTCCTCCTAGAAACTATGACAGGCCACCCGTGCGCCGAGGCTACCGAGCTGAGCTAGATGATAGGCCAGCATTTCGTGATCGCCCACCGGCTGATCTTCCGACTGTTCGTGCGACTACGCCTAGAATGAACCCAGCTCAAACAGCATACTGGCAAGATGACTACCCTAGCTACACCGACAATCGTACCCCTCGTCCACCCTACGAAGAATATAGAGGGCCTGCCGGTCGATTGCAGCCTAGCCCACCTATCAACAACGGCAGACCCAACAATAGACCCGACGACCGATTCGACCGTCCTCCCAACAATCAATACACAGACAACGCTCAATACGGACAGCGTCCACCTGCGTCTCGTCCGCCTGCTCCGATCTCACCACGCCCCGACGAAGCACCTGAGCGTTCTCCTCAGTATCCACAAGAAAGACAGCCTAATCCTTACCAGCAGCGATCTTCCGAGAACAGAGCTGAGAATATAGCCGAGAGCCAATCCGGGAACAAAGCTGGCCGTCAGTCCACCGAAAGGTTGGATAGTCAACCCAATAGAGCCTCCAACAGTACACCTCGACCATCCACCGGTCAGAATACTAACAGCGAGCGGATGCTCAACATTCGCCCCTACAGTGAGGCACCAAAGTTGGATGATGACTATCGTTCTGGTAATCCATCAGAGGAAACGCCATCAGGATATTAA
- a CDS encoding pyridoxamine 5'-phosphate oxidase family protein — protein MKSQITKTPKTQVKRVPKRGHYDFKTITDILDEGLVCQVGFVVDSQPFVIPTAYGRVGKRVYIHGASASRLIRTLQTGIDVCFTVTLLDGLVLARSAYHHSMNYRSVVLFGKAETVVEETEKMTALKAFTEHIIEGRWDQVRSPNSKELAETCVLSLPIIEASAKVRTGPPVDAKADYALPVWAGVLPLALTPQAPIPDPCLSNTQSLPDNIRTYAR, from the coding sequence ATGAAATCACAAATAACCAAAACGCCCAAAACTCAAGTCAAACGTGTGCCCAAACGCGGGCATTATGACTTTAAAACGATCACAGATATTTTAGACGAAGGGCTAGTCTGTCAGGTCGGGTTTGTTGTCGACAGTCAGCCTTTCGTAATTCCAACTGCCTATGGCCGCGTTGGTAAGCGTGTCTATATTCATGGAGCGAGTGCTAGTCGCTTAATCAGAACGCTACAGACAGGGATTGATGTCTGTTTTACGGTGACACTGCTAGACGGTCTGGTCTTAGCGCGTTCTGCCTACCATCACTCAATGAACTACCGCTCGGTTGTACTGTTCGGTAAAGCAGAGACAGTGGTTGAAGAGACGGAGAAGATGACGGCGCTAAAGGCGTTTACAGAGCATATTATCGAAGGGAGATGGGATCAGGTGCGATCGCCTAATTCAAAGGAGCTTGCTGAGACTTGCGTGCTTAGCCTGCCAATCATTGAAGCTTCTGCTAAGGTTCGTACTGGGCCACCGGTTGATGCTAAAGCCGACTACGCACTACCTGTTTGGGCAGGTGTATTACCATTAGCACTCACTCCACAAGCGCCCATTCCAGACCCTTGCCTATCAAATACTCAATCGCTACCTGACAATATTCGCACTTACGCCCGGTAG
- a CDS encoding PLP-dependent aminotransferase family protein encodes MNSFFDWDLVIDLRPDAEVALHRQIYDQIRQAILTGRVRSHQKLPASRQLAEHLGVSRTTVTMSYDQLISEGYLHPKPGAGTFVCAQVPDSFLNTTLSAPPATLATATPTISYQVVQSQPATVEHSPLIGLLSTYGNRLCQLLEPAAEPDEVLSFRYWQPDVSLFPTEQWQRCINYHRTRNTAWMGYSSDKLGYEPLRVEIANYIAQTRAVHCHPDQILITQGTQQALSLIARVMLNTDDVIALENPGYLSARKVFSSHGATLIPVPVDNDGLKIYEQDGLASHSAFSRIKLVYVTPSHQFPTGVLMALSRRLALLQWAQQTNALIIEDDYDSEFRYGGRPIPALQGLDTYQRVLYIGTFSKVMFPGIQLGYIVLPPALIAVFAQAKWICDRQTSLIHQAALADFIAQGHLARHIRRMRIVYAQRREVLITALEEATQSNSSSTVSRSLEVLGDPAGLHLMARLTKVEPFNHQQSDQQLVSQASRQGVALFSTRPYYLSPQKPSSAASNGEFIFGFGGLQPTQIVEAINRIQPYL; translated from the coding sequence ATGAATAGTTTCTTCGATTGGGATCTAGTAATAGATCTCAGGCCAGACGCCGAGGTAGCGCTACATCGGCAGATCTACGATCAAATTCGGCAGGCAATCTTGACAGGAAGGGTGCGATCGCACCAAAAGCTTCCAGCTAGTCGTCAGCTGGCTGAGCACCTAGGCGTCTCACGTACCACCGTTACTATGAGCTATGACCAGCTCATTAGCGAAGGCTATCTACACCCCAAGCCAGGTGCAGGAACGTTTGTGTGCGCCCAGGTGCCTGATTCATTTCTCAATACGACCCTTAGTGCCCCTCCAGCGACTCTAGCAACTGCAACACCAACCATCAGTTACCAAGTAGTACAGTCACAACCCGCTACAGTGGAGCACTCACCGCTCATTGGGCTACTTTCGACCTATGGTAATCGCCTGTGCCAGCTATTAGAGCCCGCCGCAGAGCCTGATGAGGTTCTTAGCTTTCGTTACTGGCAGCCCGATGTCTCACTCTTTCCGACAGAACAATGGCAACGGTGCATCAACTATCATCGCACTAGGAATACAGCCTGGATGGGCTACAGTTCCGACAAACTAGGCTACGAGCCACTACGCGTCGAGATTGCCAACTACATCGCTCAGACTAGAGCTGTCCACTGTCACCCAGATCAAATACTCATCACTCAGGGCACCCAACAGGCACTGAGCTTGATTGCCAGAGTAATGTTGAATACTGACGATGTGATCGCCCTAGAAAATCCTGGCTATCTTAGCGCTAGAAAGGTCTTTAGCAGTCATGGTGCCACCCTTATTCCTGTTCCTGTAGACAACGACGGCCTGAAGATCTACGAACAGGATGGCTTAGCTTCCCATTCGGCATTCTCGCGAATCAAGCTCGTCTACGTCACACCATCCCACCAGTTCCCGACTGGCGTTCTGATGGCGCTATCCCGTCGACTAGCGCTGCTGCAGTGGGCACAACAAACCAATGCTCTAATCATTGAAGACGACTACGATAGCGAGTTTCGCTATGGTGGTAGGCCCATTCCTGCGTTGCAAGGGCTCGACACATACCAGCGAGTCCTCTACATCGGCACTTTCTCAAAGGTGATGTTTCCAGGCATACAGCTTGGCTATATCGTGCTTCCGCCTGCACTTATTGCTGTATTTGCTCAAGCTAAATGGATATGCGATCGCCAAACCTCCCTAATTCACCAAGCTGCTCTTGCCGACTTCATCGCCCAAGGACATCTTGCCAGACACATCCGCCGGATGAGAATCGTATACGCTCAGCGCCGCGAAGTCCTGATCACTGCGCTAGAAGAAGCGACACAGTCAAATAGTTCATCCACAGTATCTAGATCGCTTGAAGTATTAGGAGACCCTGCTGGGCTTCACCTCATGGCAAGACTGACTAAAGTTGAACCGTTCAACCACCAACAGTCCGATCAACAGCTAGTTTCACAGGCAAGCAGACAGGGTGTAGCTCTCTTCAGCACTCGGCCGTATTATCTATCCCCACAGAAGCCCTCGTCTGCTGCATCAAACGGGGAGTTCATCTTTGGCTTCGGAGGACTCCAGCCAACACAAATCGTAGAAGCTATCAACAGAATTCAGCCATATCTCTAA
- a CDS encoding bifunctional diguanylate cyclase/phosphodiesterase → MSLSSSTYQLVSYRVRFFTYDLLSFYAWACSEGSGLSESVQGGGVNVHHPSAQMWQVNTLVLSYPAVGLGLLTCCLSVMLALLCLRIRRLTSLLKGKERCIKSILSIDALTGLTNRTALLSAGNRLLDVRPEVSVALLSIGIDHFKTVSDAFGFRVADELLRQVGQRIQTYLGSRDVLARTGDNEFSLLLSPGDEARSRQIADQILASIHQTFRVQSQLVHVQGRLGIAFAEAMRTSSREQRQAFDRSVFDCSELLLQANIAMTEGTPLGGDTQYAVFCPEMKAAIANKVGLQQSMSAAIEQQQLRVRYQAIVDIKTGRTVGFEALVRWQHPVRGLMRPDDFLPVAEGLGLTFKIDRWVLKKVCEQLVKWQAEGLLPSVSVNISGSHLCRSDLVEYIHELLAYYPVDPRQLNVEVTESVVVADLSRAIRTLLQLRSMGIGISLDDFGTGYSSLTYLQQFPVDVLKIDRSFVSRLGQSTEDGSREYKQLAVASSRQDELIVTSILTLASSLGICVVVEGIERLDQWQFLQKTCCGYVQGNYFSSAIEAERARSLL, encoded by the coding sequence GTGTCATTGTCTTCTAGTACCTACCAGCTAGTTAGCTATCGAGTGCGCTTCTTTACCTACGATCTTCTTTCCTTCTATGCTTGGGCCTGTTCGGAGGGGTCAGGTTTATCTGAGTCGGTTCAAGGAGGTGGTGTGAACGTCCACCATCCTTCTGCTCAGATGTGGCAAGTAAACACTTTAGTACTTAGCTATCCAGCTGTTGGTTTGGGTCTGTTGACATGCTGTTTAAGCGTGATGCTGGCCCTATTGTGTCTGCGTATCCGTCGACTGACTTCTTTACTAAAAGGCAAGGAGCGATGCATCAAGTCTATTTTGTCAATTGATGCGTTGACTGGGCTAACCAATCGCACAGCGCTACTTTCGGCGGGCAATCGGCTTCTAGATGTGCGGCCTGAGGTCAGTGTAGCCTTGCTTTCTATTGGCATCGACCACTTTAAGACGGTCAGCGATGCTTTTGGTTTTAGGGTTGCTGATGAGCTGCTAAGACAAGTGGGTCAGCGGATACAGACTTATCTGGGATCACGGGACGTGTTAGCAAGAACCGGAGACAACGAATTTTCTCTTTTGCTTAGTCCCGGCGACGAGGCCCGTAGTCGTCAGATAGCAGATCAGATCTTGGCGTCTATTCATCAGACATTTCGGGTTCAGTCGCAATTGGTGCACGTCCAGGGAAGACTGGGTATAGCCTTTGCCGAAGCGATGCGGACTAGTAGCCGCGAACAGAGGCAAGCATTTGACCGGAGTGTCTTTGACTGTAGCGAGTTGTTGTTGCAGGCGAATATTGCAATGACAGAGGGTACTCCACTTGGCGGAGACACTCAGTATGCGGTGTTTTGCCCAGAGATGAAGGCTGCGATCGCCAATAAAGTTGGATTGCAGCAGTCGATGTCGGCAGCGATTGAACAGCAGCAACTACGGGTGCGTTATCAGGCGATCGTCGATATCAAAACAGGACGAACAGTTGGGTTTGAAGCGCTAGTGCGGTGGCAGCATCCTGTACGCGGGCTGATGAGGCCAGACGATTTCTTGCCAGTAGCAGAAGGGTTAGGGTTGACCTTCAAGATAGACCGTTGGGTGCTTAAAAAGGTCTGTGAGCAGTTAGTGAAATGGCAGGCGGAAGGGCTACTACCGTCTGTTAGCGTCAACATATCGGGTAGTCACCTGTGCCGATCCGACTTGGTAGAATACATCCATGAGCTGCTAGCCTACTATCCGGTTGACCCGAGGCAGCTAAATGTGGAAGTCACCGAGAGTGTGGTCGTTGCTGATCTTAGTCGAGCTATCAGAACGTTACTACAGCTAAGAAGTATGGGGATAGGCATTAGCCTTGATGACTTTGGTACGGGTTACTCTTCTTTGACATACCTACAGCAGTTTCCGGTAGATGTGCTGAAAATAGATCGTTCCTTTGTTTCCCGTTTGGGTCAGTCTACCGAGGATGGCTCACGCGAGTATAAGCAGCTAGCCGTTGCTTCGAGTCGGCAAGATGAGTTAATTGTGACTTCTATCTTGACGTTGGCATCATCGTTGGGTATTTGCGTGGTGGTTGAAGGTATAGAACGATTAGACCAATGGCAGTTTTTGCAGAAGACCTGCTGCGGCTATGTTCAGGGCAATTATTTTTCTAGTGCGATAGAAGCTGAGCGAGCGCGATCGCTACTATAG
- a CDS encoding cysteine desulfurase family protein: MQIYLDYSATTPLRQEAIAAMQTAIAQHWGNASSLHQWGNRAATVLEKARIQVASLINAPGTENLAFTAGGTEADNLAIFGITRQYDKPQHIIVSAVEHSAIAAPARQLEASGWQVTWLAVDQQGAVSPNDLRSAIKENTVLVSIIYGQSEIGTLQPIAELGAIAQASGIPFHTDAVQVAGRLPIDVQQLPVDLLSLSSHKIYGPQGAGALYVKPGTSLSPILFGGGQENGLRSGTQAIPNIAGFGVAAELAATEMSTETLRLIYLRDRFFAHMASVPELVLTGDRRHRLPHHISFCLPRSKITGKALVRQMNLAGIGISAGSACHSGQLSPSPILKAIGYGDHAAKTGIRITLGRHTTEADIDWSAMALRQIIARSVAPEARNQAKETAPTVPLAPLS, encoded by the coding sequence ATGCAGATATATCTGGACTACAGTGCGACTACGCCCCTAAGACAAGAGGCGATCGCAGCGATGCAAACCGCCATAGCTCAGCACTGGGGGAATGCGTCTAGTCTTCATCAGTGGGGTAACCGAGCGGCTACCGTTCTAGAGAAAGCCAGGATCCAAGTTGCCTCTTTAATCAATGCGCCCGGCACAGAAAACCTAGCATTTACAGCGGGTGGTACCGAAGCCGACAATCTCGCTATCTTTGGGATAACCCGTCAATATGACAAACCACAGCACATCATTGTTTCAGCAGTTGAGCATTCGGCAATTGCCGCGCCCGCTCGGCAGCTCGAAGCAAGCGGCTGGCAAGTCACCTGGTTAGCAGTTGATCAACAAGGTGCTGTAAGCCCTAATGACTTGAGATCTGCAATCAAAGAGAACACTGTTCTAGTCTCGATCATCTACGGACAGAGCGAAATTGGCACCCTTCAGCCGATTGCCGAGCTCGGTGCGATCGCGCAAGCTAGCGGCATTCCTTTCCACACCGATGCTGTCCAGGTTGCCGGACGCCTACCGATCGATGTCCAGCAGCTGCCGGTTGATTTACTCTCTCTTTCCAGCCACAAAATCTATGGGCCTCAAGGGGCAGGGGCACTTTATGTGAAACCTGGAACCTCGCTCTCACCAATATTGTTTGGCGGCGGTCAAGAGAATGGACTGCGGTCAGGCACACAGGCTATTCCTAATATTGCTGGCTTTGGGGTAGCCGCTGAGCTAGCGGCGACTGAAATGTCAACAGAGACTTTGCGATTGATTTATCTACGTGATCGCTTTTTTGCTCACATGGCTAGCGTTCCAGAACTCGTTCTCACAGGCGATCGACGCCACCGTCTACCGCATCACATCAGCTTCTGCCTACCCCGTAGCAAAATTACTGGCAAAGCGCTCGTTCGGCAGATGAACCTAGCAGGCATTGGTATCAGCGCCGGTTCGGCATGCCATAGTGGTCAGCTCAGTCCCAGCCCGATCCTAAAGGCTATTGGATATGGCGATCACGCTGCTAAAACCGGTATCCGTATTACGCTAGGCCGCCACACAACAGAAGCTGACATAGACTGGAGTGCTATGGCACTTAGGCAGATAATAGCCAGATCAGTAGCACCAGAAGCTAGGAACCAAGCAAAAGAGACAGCCCCTACCGTGCCCCTTGCCCCGCTTTCCTAG
- a CDS encoding DUF1995 family protein, producing the protein MSIPTTIPEATKQAEIATQAALDAGISLLQIEMAIPELKHQPIAQQFVELFNDRQFKVLFPDAGAAALARRDWNNPDFVIRGLGELAQTVDPEDDLYLIVNPSAVEVDKVEALCNEALDQPVVLLNPQLEDVAVVGIGYAARQLRDRFLSQIETCYYVRPIDQGVVYRAYPGPWQIWREIGPDEYEHVQDLSNRPSSEDIERILYDTAQPVSEEVSSKSRTQSNSQSNSRKKKGLFAELQQFLKALSQ; encoded by the coding sequence ATGTCCATACCTACCACCATTCCAGAGGCCACTAAACAGGCGGAGATAGCCACTCAAGCTGCCCTAGACGCCGGCATCTCTCTTCTTCAGATCGAAATGGCCATCCCGGAACTTAAGCACCAGCCAATTGCCCAGCAGTTTGTAGAACTCTTTAACGACCGACAGTTCAAAGTCCTTTTTCCAGATGCAGGCGCGGCAGCCCTCGCTAGAAGAGATTGGAACAATCCAGATTTTGTCATTCGAGGTCTAGGTGAATTGGCTCAGACCGTAGATCCTGAAGACGATCTCTATCTAATCGTCAATCCGTCAGCGGTTGAGGTCGATAAGGTAGAGGCGCTCTGTAATGAAGCGCTTGATCAGCCAGTGGTGTTACTTAATCCCCAATTAGAGGATGTGGCTGTTGTAGGTATCGGATATGCGGCTAGACAGCTACGCGATCGCTTTCTTAGCCAGATCGAAACCTGCTACTACGTTCGTCCAATTGATCAAGGCGTTGTCTACCGAGCATATCCTGGACCGTGGCAAATTTGGCGGGAAATCGGGCCTGACGAATACGAGCATGTACAAGATCTTTCGAATCGCCCCTCCAGTGAAGATATCGAGCGCATCCTGTACGATACCGCGCAGCCGGTTTCTGAAGAAGTCTCTAGTAAATCTCGAACCCAGAGTAATAGTCAGAGTAATAGCAGGAAGAAGAAAGGACTTTTTGCAGAACTTCAGCAGTTTTTGAAGGCCTTAAGTCAGTAG
- a CDS encoding DUF456 domain-containing protein, producing the protein MTISSLTFLYWFLVALMGVGIVGAFVPVLPGTSLIVGAVLVWTLVSPAASSLPLIVALIAFILSLGVGYLATYIGTKKVGASSWGQTGSIVGLAVGFLGLLPALPVGGPLLGIIVGSMLGAFLGEFLFRKELDTKERIKLSCKVSLAVVVSSVVGTLLEGLLAFTAVIVFLWKTWPTIAAT; encoded by the coding sequence ATGACTATATCTTCACTGACCTTTCTCTACTGGTTTCTGGTGGCGCTGATGGGAGTTGGCATTGTAGGAGCCTTCGTTCCTGTGCTGCCGGGTACGAGTCTGATTGTAGGTGCTGTTTTGGTTTGGACTTTGGTCAGTCCAGCGGCAAGTAGTTTGCCCTTAATTGTTGCACTTATCGCGTTTATCTTGAGCTTAGGTGTTGGCTATTTAGCTACCTACATCGGCACTAAAAAAGTAGGCGCTAGCTCATGGGGACAAACAGGCTCAATCGTCGGTCTAGCTGTCGGCTTTCTTGGGTTATTACCTGCTCTACCAGTAGGAGGTCCACTACTAGGAATCATAGTCGGCTCAATGTTAGGTGCTTTTTTAGGCGAATTTCTCTTTCGCAAAGAGCTAGATACAAAAGAGCGGATTAAGCTTTCGTGCAAAGTTAGCTTAGCAGTCGTCGTTAGTTCTGTAGTCGGTACACTGCTTGAAGGACTGTTGGCATTTACAGCCGTCATAGTCTTTTTATGGAAGACCTGGCCAACTATTGCTGCAACATAA